CCGCCTCCCTTTCGGGGCCGTAGCTCAGCTGGGAGAGCGCTAGACTGGCAGTCTTGAGGTCAGGGGTTCGATCCCCCTCGGCTCCACAACTTGGAAGTTCACCAAAAGGTGAGCAGAAAGCAAAACGCCTGGGTCGTCGACCCAGGCGTTGCTGCTTTGTTCAGGACGGTTCAACCAAACAAGGGCAGGTCCGTTCCCTCCAAGGGGAACTGCGCCGAGATGTCCGACTCGGCGACTCCAGCGAGCCGGCGCAGAGCGCGCTGAATGTGCGCGGGAGTCACCACCGTGCCGCCGCTCGAGACCGTCTGAAGCGAGCTTGGGTCGACCGCCTGGGGGAGGCGCTCCGCAGTGGTCGCACCGATCACTCGGTCGCCGGCGATGCCAGGGCCCATACAGAAGAAGCTCGAGATGGGGTGGTGATCTTTTCCATCGCGGTCGTTGTACGGGCTGCGGCCAAAGTCGGACCCGACCAGCACCATGATCTTGTCCGCCAAGCCCTGCTGAGCCGCGTAGCTGACCAGATAGTCAATCCCGCCGAGCAGCTTGGCCTGTTGGCGACGCTGGCTTTGGTCGTTGTTCGCGTGGGTGTCATAGCCGCCGAGACCGAGCGACGCGCTGACGCCGAGCCCGCTCTTGAAGGCATGGATCGCGATCTGTCCCTGCTGCATGAAGCGCTCGAGGTCGTTCAGATCGTTCGAAGGGATATCCACCAGTGAGTCCGGCAGCTGGAGCTTTGACAACTCTCCGTCGCCGGCTCGCGCCAGCTCGAGCGCGGAGATCGCCTGCTGCTTGCGCAACAGGTTGGCCGAGCTGCGAAGGCGCTGGGCTCGATCTGCCTGATATTGTGCGATGCGTCCCCAGGTTTCAGGGGTGTGGTACAGCGATGACTCGGGGTCGTTGACGTCCACCTGATTGGGCCGAGCGATGCGGGTCAACGCATCCACACTCGACACTCGAGTCAGCCCGATCAGACCCTCCGTCGCGTCGTATCCGCCGCTGCTCAAGAACGCCATCGGCGCGCCAGGTGCCTTGTTCGCGGCGACCAAGGCTCCAAGGGACGGATATCCTTCCTGAGTCTTACCGCTCCAGATGCTGCGTGTGCCGCTGTCGTGGTTGTTTGTCTTGGTGTCCACACCGTTGAAGACGGTGAGCTTGCTCCCGTACTTGGTGAGGAACGCTTCGTTGGACAGGATCCAGTTGAGGTTCTCGGTGTTATCCCACCCCAGCTCGGTCAGCTCCGTCGTGGTGGGAGCGAAGGGGATGTTCCCCAGCTTGCCGAGCTGTGTGTACGACCGCGTGTGGTCGGCGCTGATGACGGGATCGAACATCAAGGTCGGATCCCAGCCGCCGCCGGCGTGCACGAGGATCCAGAAAGGTCCCGCGAACGGTTCCCCCGCGGAAGCGCGTGAGACGATGGAGGGAGCGGTAAGGGCGAGCCCTGCG
This sequence is a window from Polyangiaceae bacterium. Protein-coding genes within it:
- a CDS encoding DUF1501 domain-containing protein translates to MQRRSFLQAAAAAGLALTAPSIVSRASAGEPFAGPFWILVHAGGGWDPTLMFDPVISADHTRSYTQLGKLGNIPFAPTTTELTELGWDNTENLNWILSNEAFLTKYGSKLTVFNGVDTKTNNHDSGTRSIWSGKTQEGYPSLGALVAANKAPGAPMAFLSSGGYDATEGLIGLTRVSSVDALTRIARPNQVDVNDPESSLYHTPETWGRIAQYQADRAQRLRSSANLLRKQQAISALELARAGDGELSKLQLPDSLVDIPSNDLNDLERFMQQGQIAIHAFKSGLGVSASLGLGGYDTHANNDQSQRRQQAKLLGGIDYLVSYAAQQGLADKIMVLVGSDFGRSPYNDRDGKDHHPISSFFCMGPGIAGDRVIGATTAERLPQAVDPSSLQTVSSGGTVVTPAHIQRALRRLAGVAESDISAQFPLEGTDLPLFG